The genomic region GTACAGAAGACCACATAGAATTAAATATGAAGGTAAATCTAAAGGTGGAACGAAAGTATCATTTGGTGAATTAGGATTACAAGCACAAGAAGGTGCTTGGATTACATCTCGTCAAATTGAATCAGCTCGTATCGCGATTAATCGTCATATGAAGCGTGGTGGGCAAGTATGGATTAGAATCTTCCCACATTTAGCAAAAACGAAAAAACCATTAGAAGTTCGTATGGGATCTGGTAAAGGTTCTCCAGAAGAATGGGTTGCAGTAGTAAAAACTGGCCGCGTGTTATTTG from Tannockella kyphosi harbors:
- the rplP gene encoding 50S ribosomal protein L16, with translation MLMPKRTKYRRPHRIKYEGKSKGGTKVSFGELGLQAQEGAWITSRQIESARIAINRHMKRGGQVWIRIFPHLAKTKKPLEVRMGSGKGSPEEWVAVVKTGRVLFEVAGVEEEVAREALRLASHKLPIKCKIIGKGE